Part of the Desulfovibrio litoralis DSM 11393 genome, GCTGTTGAGCTTTTAACTCATTTGTTTGAATTGTAGTGTTCAAAGTATTTAATACGAGTTTTATATTTTGCCTGATTACCTCTTCAAAGAGTGTATTTTTATTATTAAAATATAAATAAATAGTGCCTTTGGCGACTCCCGCTTGTTTGGCAATATCTTCAATGCGTGTAGTATTAAAGCCTTTTTTTATAAATTCAGATAGGGCTGAATTTAAAATCGCAACACGTTTAGCTTCAACTTTATTATCTTGGTTTAATTTGTTTTTATGCATTGTTTTAACTCTTTTAAATAATTATGTTTTTAATCTAAGGTTTTGCGAGAACGTAACACAGCAAAACTACACACTGTTATTACGATAATTGATAATGCTAAGAGACTAGGAGTCATATCGCTTAATTGTTGGTTTTTCAATAATGCTCCGCGTATTATTCTTAAAAAATGTGTACCCGGAATAAATGAGCCTATTTTTTGAGCCCAAAAAGGCATTCCGTAAAATGGAAAGGCAAACCCTGTTAAAAACATGGACGGCAACATATAAAACAAAGACATTTGCATGGCTTGAAGTTGGCTTTTGGCAAGAGTTGAGACAAGGTAACCTATCGCAAGATTGCCCAAAATAAACAGAACAACTCCTATACTAAACGCTAGCCAAGCTCCAGAGCTGTTTGGCAAGGGCAAGTTAAATAAAAGTCTGGCAATACTTAAAGCGACAATAGTTTGAGCAAAGCCAACTAAAACATAGGGGCTTAGTTTACCAATCATGATTTCAACAGAAGTAGCGGGAGTAGATAAAAGGCTTTCCATTGTTCCACGTTCTATTTCTCTAGTTACGGCGAGGGCGGTTTGCATTACTAAAGTCATAGTTAAAATTACACTCAACAAACCGGGAATTATATTAAAAGTTGTAATATTTTCAGGGTTATAAAGTTTATGTACAATAACTTCAAAGTCATTTTTTTGTGGGGGAAAACCAAGCTTGGCTCGTTCTTGGGTTAAGGCTTCTTGAGCTAAACCGTTGGCAGCCGAAATTGCCGAAGCGATAGTTGTAGGGTCGGCAGCATCAGCTTCTAAGAGAACTTGGGCTTTTTTTCTGTTAACAAAATTATAGGTGAAATCTTCGGGAATAGTGATTGCAAATTGTACTTTACCTTGTTTTAACAAGGCGTTTAGTTCAAGCTCAGATGTAACAACATGATCTATTTTAAAGTATTTTGTGTTTTCAAAGGCAGTAACAATAGATTTTGCGACTGAACTATAATCTTTAGATAATACAGCCGTCGGTAGGTGGTGTGGGTCGTTATTTATAGCATAACCAAAAACTAAAATTTGAATAACTGGCAAGAGTAAAATCATTGCATAAGTGGTGCGTTCTCTTTTTAGTTGTGTGAATTCTTTAGCTAAAACAGCGTAAATACGGTTTAATGATAAAAATTGGTTCATTCTGAGTACCGATGATCCTTTTTGTCTGTCATAAAGTAAATAAAAACATCTTCCAGAGAGCTTTCTACTTCAGACCATCTGTTTTTGTCAGTATGGCTATTGCTGATTGCTTTAAGTAATTTATCTCGATCTAGTCCGCTAATATGAAGTCTTTTGCCAAAAGCCGAAGCACTGATGACTCCGTCTTGTTGTTGAAGGGTTTTGATTGTTTCGCCGCTACCCTCGCACTCAGCTTCAAAAGTAATCAGCTTTGATTGTTTGATAATTTCCTCACTGCTACCTCTTGCAATCAGTGAACCGTTTAAAATATAACCTATATCATGACAACGTTCGGCTTCGTCCATATAATGGGTAGAGACCAAAACGGTTAATCCACCTGTTGCCAAATCATGAATTTCGTCCCAAAAATCTCTTCTGGCTTTTGGGTCAACGCCCGCTGTGGGTTCGTCCAATAAAAGCAATTTAGGGTTGTGGAGGGTTGCAGTTGCAAGAGCCAAGCGTTGTTTCCAACCTCCGGATAAAGTTCCGGCAAGTTGTTTTCGTCTATCATATAACTTGAGTCTGTTTAGCGTGATGTTTACTTTGTCTTTATAGTTTGGCAGTTCGTGAATGCGTGCCATAAAAACTAAATTTTCTTCTATACTCAAATCATCATACAATGAAAATTTTTGAGTCATATAGCCTGTTTGGCGTTTAATTTGTTCTCTATCTTTTCTAAAGTTTAAACCTAAAACCTTACCTTCTCCGCTATCTGCTGTTAATAATCCACAAAGTAGGCGTAAAGTTGTTGTTTTTCCTGAACCGTTTGGTCCTAAAAAACCTGTAATGTGTCCTTTTTTTACTTCGATTGAAACGTTTTGCACAACGTGTTTTGTTCCAAAAGATTTATTCAAGTTATGAACATTAATGGCATAATTTGTGTTTTCAGGATTTTGTTCAGCATTTTGTTTAGTTGGAAGAGGACTGGGGTTTGGTTTTGAGTTTGTATTCATTGGTAAGCCGTTTTTATTTTGAGAGTGCAATTTCAATCGGTTGACCTGAGCTTAAATCTTTTATGTCATCAGGTTTTGCTTCTATACAAAATACTAATTTTTCACTGGTATTGAGGCTGTAGATAACGGGTGGCGTAAATTCTGGTTTTGGGGCGATATAATTTATTGTTGCCGAGCGAGTTTTGTCTGAGCCGATAATATTGAAATGAATCACCGTACCTGTTTGATATTTGGGTAAGTCTTTTGCTCCCACATAAAAACGCAGTTTTATATTATCATTTGGTATAATGCTTAAAACAGCTTGATTGGCAACGCCCCATTCTCCTTGTTGAATAAAAACATCTTCAATCGTGCCTTGAACGGGGGAGACCGGGCTTAACTCCGCTTTATGGCGAAGAAGTATGTCTTTTTCTGCGAGTGCGTTATTTTTTTGGCTTTCTGCAATTTTTATATTGGCAGTAGCGGCTTCAACGTTTTTTGCCACAACATTGTATTCTATCTTTGCACTTTTTGCGGCGATGCGCGCGTGATCTATGTTAATTTCAGAAACCGCACCTTTATTTTTTGCCAAAATATTTTTATAACGCTGAAAATCTTGTTCCGTGCGTTCAGATTCCGCCAAGGCAATCGCCAAATTGTCTTTTGAACGTGCCAACATAGCTTTTTCCAACTCGATTTGTGCTTGATGTTGGCTGATACTTGCCTCAACTTGTTGAATTTGTGCCGAGTTGGTGGTTTCGTCTAGGGAAAAAAGTTTTTGCCCGAGTTTAACGGGTTCTCCTTTTTTGACGTATAGAGATTTTAACTCTCCGGAAACAGGAGCCGCCATATAGATGGTTTCGACTGAAATATATCCCGTGAGAGCGTTGGGAATTTGATTCTGAGTTGTTCTATAAAAGTATATGCCGAGAATAATAAGAATAATCGGAACAAAAAGTATTTTTTTATTCATCAGAGACCTTCTTTACACTGTTTTATTGATTGCTTAATTAGAAAAACTGACTGGTCAGTCATTTTATATAATGAAAGAAAGTGTCTGTCAATAAAAAGATGAAACTATTGCATAATAATCTCAAAGAGCCTTCTTTTAGGAAGACACTCCAAAAAACAAGAATAGGGTAGTGTACTCGGGGCTTCGGGGGGGGGTATATCCTCGAAACAAAGATAAAATTTAATTTTTCTGTAAAAAGAGTGTTGCTGAGACCTAAGACGTTTTATTTTATGTAGATACAGAGTGTAAAACCATGATGAAAGAACGCAAAACGGAGCTTTGCAATTGTCTTAAGATGAAACAGACAAAATCTTTATTCTAAGATTAATTTCTTTTTAACCAATGATTAAAGTCTGTTATAGCTTGTATAAGGCGTTTATCAAGCCGCAACAAACATTGTTGCATAATATCTTCAGGTACACCGCCATAAAAAGCTTCGGCGATACTGCCTGTAATTGCCGCTATTGTGTCGCTGTCTCCGCCTAAAGAGACGGCTTTACGAATTGCATCTTCAAAATTGTTACTTTCCAAAAAAGCGATAATTGCTTGAGGTACAGACTCTTGGCAACTTTCAACATGAGTATATTGCGGGCGTATCTCTGCTAAACTGCGTTCAAGGTTATATTCGTAACGTAAAGTAATATATTGTTTAATCTCTGTTTGAGAAGCTCCCGTGCGAGCCATATATATAGCGGAAGCCGTGGCACAAGCCCCTTTAATTCCTTCCGAGTGGTTGTGGGTTATTTCAGCACTCAGCTTTGCATAATCTTCAACTGTTGCAAGGTCGTTATAAGCCCATGCGACTGGTGAAACCCGCATGGCAGAACCATTTCCATAGCTGTTGTAGGGCTTTCTGTCTTTGTTGCACAGCCATAAATAAAACTTTTGCCCATAACCGACATTTGGAAACATATGACCATAAAGATGCATGGCTTGGATAATGTTTTCTTTTGTTTTTTCAATATTTCCAAAGCCTTTCATTATTCCGACGGCAACGGCAACAGTCATAACGGTATCATCTGTAAATATTGACTTT contains:
- a CDS encoding ABC transporter permease produces the protein MNQFLSLNRIYAVLAKEFTQLKRERTTYAMILLLPVIQILVFGYAINNDPHHLPTAVLSKDYSSVAKSIVTAFENTKYFKIDHVVTSELELNALLKQGKVQFAITIPEDFTYNFVNRKKAQVLLEADAADPTTIASAISAANGLAQEALTQERAKLGFPPQKNDFEVIVHKLYNPENITTFNIIPGLLSVILTMTLVMQTALAVTREIERGTMESLLSTPATSVEIMIGKLSPYVLVGFAQTIVALSIARLLFNLPLPNSSGAWLAFSIGVVLFILGNLAIGYLVSTLAKSQLQAMQMSLFYMLPSMFLTGFAFPFYGMPFWAQKIGSFIPGTHFLRIIRGALLKNQQLSDMTPSLLALSIIVITVCSFAVLRSRKTLD
- a CDS encoding HlyD family secretion protein; this translates as MNKKILFVPIILIILGIYFYRTTQNQIPNALTGYISVETIYMAAPVSGELKSLYVKKGEPVKLGQKLFSLDETTNSAQIQQVEASISQHQAQIELEKAMLARSKDNLAIALAESERTEQDFQRYKNILAKNKGAVSEINIDHARIAAKSAKIEYNVVAKNVEAATANIKIAESQKNNALAEKDILLRHKAELSPVSPVQGTIEDVFIQQGEWGVANQAVLSIIPNDNIKLRFYVGAKDLPKYQTGTVIHFNIIGSDKTRSATINYIAPKPEFTPPVIYSLNTSEKLVFCIEAKPDDIKDLSSGQPIEIALSK
- a CDS encoding ABC transporter ATP-binding protein codes for the protein MNTNSKPNPSPLPTKQNAEQNPENTNYAINVHNLNKSFGTKHVVQNVSIEVKKGHITGFLGPNGSGKTTTLRLLCGLLTADSGEGKVLGLNFRKDREQIKRQTGYMTQKFSLYDDLSIEENLVFMARIHELPNYKDKVNITLNRLKLYDRRKQLAGTLSGGWKQRLALATATLHNPKLLLLDEPTAGVDPKARRDFWDEIHDLATGGLTVLVSTHYMDEAERCHDIGYILNGSLIARGSSEEIIKQSKLITFEAECEGSGETIKTLQQQDGVISASAFGKRLHISGLDRDKLLKAISNSHTDKNRWSEVESSLEDVFIYFMTDKKDHRYSE
- a CDS encoding ADP-ribosylglycohydrolase family protein, giving the protein MFGAIAGDIIGSPYEFTVNNIKTTEFPLFTQKSIFTDDTVMTVAVAVGIMKGFGNIEKTKENIIQAMHLYGHMFPNVGYGQKFYLWLCNKDRKPYNSYGNGSAMRVSPVAWAYNDLATVEDYAKLSAEITHNHSEGIKGACATASAIYMARTGASQTEIKQYITLRYEYNLERSLAEIRPQYTHVESCQESVPQAIIAFLESNNFEDAIRKAVSLGGDSDTIAAITGSIAEAFYGGVPEDIMQQCLLRLDKRLIQAITDFNHWLKRN